The Megachile rotundata isolate GNS110a chromosome 8, iyMegRotu1, whole genome shotgun sequence genome has a segment encoding these proteins:
- the LOC100884082 gene encoding protein O-mannosyl-transferase Tmtc3 isoform X3 translates to MGVPARGALAAIVAISAFAVYLNSLNCGFVFDDISAIKDNRDLRPHTPLKNVFYNDFWGTPMHKVTGVVGRAETLSSLFYLAALITYTKCCRSRRSTGWRSLILSMSFVFTAMLCKEQGITATAVCVLYEIFVVQKVRAMDIFLTLKAAFGGKKISLAWSSEGTKRLTVLTLVTFSLLILRLHVMGSKLPVFTRFDNPASVAPTPIRQLTYNYLAAVNLRLLFLPNDLCCDWTMGTIPLIESFTDPRNLATVATHVTILGLLITAILTSNRQTSIVLIMSLAMMILPFLPASNLFFPVGFVIAERVLYAPSMGFCMLIGYGWSILCDKKFKKLTLFLLITLLAAHSTKTFIRNYDWLDEYSIFMSGLKVNDRNAKLFNNVGHALENQGRFKEALNFFNMAVRVQGDDIGAHINVGRTYNHLKMFKEAEDAYLKAKSLLPKPKPGESYQARIAPNHLNVFVNLANLIAKNATRLEEADLLYRQAISMRADYTQAYINRGDVLIKLNRTKEAQEVYERALFYDSNNPDIYYNLGVVFLEQGKASQALAYLDKALEFDPEHEQALLNSAILLQELGRAELRKVARERLLKLLRKDSNNERVHFNLGMLAMDDHDSGSAERWFRNAVALKEDFRSALFNLALLLADEQRPLEAAPFLNQLVRFHPDHVKGLILLGDIYINNIKDLDAAENCYRRILQLDPTNIQGLHNLCVVMVERGKLGLAAQCLEHAAALAPHQDYVHRHLAIVKARINRLPPEQRDTDVFDDSFWQVGSKERSFNMGDISGGSGTGNTAAANGPGNMGNSANQFLGQTDSVFSNHHSHMGHKKSSTDPLNDHIVHLKGPSKTGRISPLNEAKVEVQEVYNDKDRLLKSGTRNVQEQPSGRVFGKGVSADATELTIDRERATKTMNSEKFDESTAIFSRGTKRAGTTHQTKDTALS, encoded by the exons ATGGGAGTGCCTGCGCGGGGAGCACTCGCGGCGATCGTCGCCATAAGCGCTTTCGCCGTATACCTAAACAGCCTTAATTGCGGTTTCGTTTTTGATGATATTTCAGCGATAAAGGATAATCGAGATTTAAGGCCTCATACACCCCTGAAAAATGTTTTTTACAATGATTTCTGGGGTACTCCTATGCACAAG GTTACAGGAGTGGTGGGAAGAGCAGAAACATTGTCTTCTTTATTTTATCTAGCGGCTTTAATCACGTATACTAAATGTTGCAGAAGTAGAAGATCAACAg gATGGAGGTCTTTGATATTATCCATGTCTTTTGTTTTTACTGCTATGTTATGTAAAGAACAAGGAATAACAGCTACTGCTGTTTGTGTATTATATGAGATCTTTGTTGTACAAAAG GTAAGAGCAATGGATATTTTCCTGACATTAAAGGCAGCTTTTGGTGGGAAAAAAATATCGCTTGCTTGGTCCAGTGAAGGTACAAAACGACTGACAGTCCTTACACTTGTCACATTTAGTTTACTTATTCTTCGGCTACACGTAATGGGCTCAAAGTTACCTGTATTCACCAG ATTTGACAATCCCGCATCAGTGGCCCCAACGCCCATAAGACAGCTTACATATAATTACCTCGCAGCGGTTAATTTAAGACTGCTATTTCTTCCAAACGACTTGTGCTGTGATTGGACTATGGGAACGATACCGTTGATAGAATCTTTTACTGATCCTCGTAATCTGGCTACTGTAGCAACTCACGTGACCATATTAGGATTATTGATAACGGCAATTTTAACATCTAACAGACAAACTTCCATCGTTCTCATAATG AGTTTGGCGATGATGATACTGCCATTCTTGCCTGCCTCAAATCTCTTTTTTCCGGTTGGATTCGTTATTGCCGAAAGGGTACTATATGCTCCATCTATGGGGTTTTGTATGCTAATTGGATATGGATGGAGCATTTTATGCGACAAAAA GTTTAAGAAACTAacactatttttattaataacgcTTTTGGCTGCTCATTCGACAAAGACTTTTATCAGGAATTATGATTGGCTCGATGAATATTCTATATTTATGTCGGGATTAAAAGTGAACGATCGCAAtgccaaattatttaataacgtGGGTCATGCTTTGGAAAATCAAGGTCGATTTAAAGAAGCATTGAACTTCTTTAATATGGCTGTGCGTGTTCAGGGTGATGACATTGGTGCGCACATTAACGTAGGCAGAACTTACAATCATCTTAAAATGTTCAAAGAAGCTGAAGATGCATACCTAAAG gcAAAATCTTTACTACCAAAACCAAAACCCGGAGAATCTTATCAAGCACGAATAGCACCGAATCACTTGAATGTGTTtgtaaatttagcaaatttaatAGCGAAGAATGCAACTAGGTTAGAGGAAGCCGACTTGCTTTATAGGCAGGCTATAAGTATGCGTGCTGATTACACACAAGCGTACATCAATCGAGGTgatgttttaattaaacttaaccGCACGAAAGAGGCCCAAGAGGTTTACGAACGAGCTCTTTTCTATGACAGTAACAATCCAGATATCTATTATAAT ctgGGCGTTGTATTTCTGGAACAAGGGAAAGCATCTCAAGCTCTAGCATATCTGGACAAAGCCTTAGAATTTGACCCCGAACACGAACAAGCATTATTAAATTCAGCTATTTTGCTTCAAGAATTGGGACGCGCGGAGTTACGAAAAGTAGCCAGAGAAAGACTGCTAAAACTTTTGCGAAAA GATTCCAATAACGAACGAGTGCATTTCAATCTTGGAATGTTGGCCATGGATGATCATGACAGTGGAAGCGCTGAACGATGGTTCCGTAATGCAGTTGCTCTCAAGGAAGACTTCCGATCTGCATTGTTCAATCTTGCTCTATTACTGGCAGACGAGCAACGTCCTCTGGAAGCCGCACCTTTCCTAAACCAACTAGTTCGTTTTCATCCGGACCATGTTAAAGGATTAATCCTTTTAGgcgatatttatataaataatataaaagactTGGATGCTGCTGAAAAT TGTTACCGTAGAATACTGCAGCTGGATCCAACAAATATTCAAGGTCTTCATAACTTGTGCGTTGTAATGGTCGAACGTGGTAAATTAGGACTGGCTGCTCAGTGTTTGGAGCATGCAGCAGCGTTGGCACCTCATCAGGATTACGTGCATAGACACCTGGCCATCGTGAAAGCCCGTATAAATAGGCTGCCTCCGGAACAACGCGACACCGACGTGTTCGACGACTCTTTTTGGCAAGTTGGTTCAAAAGAAAGGAGTTTCAACATGGGGGACATCTCGGGTGGCAGTGGTACAGGGAATACTGCTGCTGCAAATGGACCTGGAAATATGGGAAACAGTGCTAACCAGTTTCTAGGACAAACGGACTCCGTTTTCTCGAATCATCATAGTCATATGGGACATAAAAAAAGCAGTACGGATCCGTTGAACGATCATATAGTGCATTTGAAAGGTCCATCGAAAACTGGGAGAATTTCTCCATTGAACGAAGCTAAAGTAGAAGTGCAAGAAGTATACAATGACAAAGACAGGCTCCTGAAGTCGGGCACAAGAAATGTGCAAGAGCAGCCCTCCGGGCGAGTTTTTGGTAAGGGCGTGAGCGCGGACGCAACGGAATTGACAATCGATCGAGAACGTGCAACTAAAACGATGAACTCTGAAAAATTCGATGAAAGCACGGCAATCTTTTCGAGAGGCACAAAGCGTGCTGGAACCACGCATCAAACAAAGGATACGGCACTTTCATAG
- the LOC100884082 gene encoding protein O-mannosyl-transferase Tmtc3 isoform X1, with the protein MGVPARGALAAIVAISAFAVYLNSLNCGFVFDDISAIKDNRDLRPHTPLKNVFYNDFWGTPMHKEQSHKSYRPLCVLTFRWNYLIHQLDPMGYHLLNVILHVGVCLLYFRTCLMFLSDSATFVSSLLFAVHPIHTEAVTGVVGRAETLSSLFYLAALITYTKCCRSRRSTGWRSLILSMSFVFTAMLCKEQGITATAVCVLYEIFVVQKVRAMDIFLTLKAAFGGKKISLAWSSEGTKRLTVLTLVTFSLLILRLHVMGSKLPVFTRFDNPASVAPTPIRQLTYNYLAAVNLRLLFLPNDLCCDWTMGTIPLIESFTDPRNLATVATHVTILGLLITAILTSNRQTSIVLIMSLAMMILPFLPASNLFFPVGFVIAERVLYAPSMGFCMLIGYGWSILCDKKFKKLTLFLLITLLAAHSTKTFIRNYDWLDEYSIFMSGLKVNDRNAKLFNNVGHALENQGRFKEALNFFNMAVRVQGDDIGAHINVGRTYNHLKMFKEAEDAYLKAKSLLPKPKPGESYQARIAPNHLNVFVNLANLIAKNATRLEEADLLYRQAISMRADYTQAYINRGDVLIKLNRTKEAQEVYERALFYDSNNPDIYYNLGVVFLEQGKASQALAYLDKALEFDPEHEQALLNSAILLQELGRAELRKVARERLLKLLRKDSNNERVHFNLGMLAMDDHDSGSAERWFRNAVALKEDFRSALFNLALLLADEQRPLEAAPFLNQLVRFHPDHVKGLILLGDIYINNIKDLDAAENCYRRILQLDPTNIQGLHNLCVVMVERGKLGLAAQCLEHAAALAPHQDYVHRHLAIVKARINRLPPEQRDTDVFDDSFWQVGSKERSFNMGDISGGSGTGNTAAANGPGNMGNSANQFLGQTDSVFSNHHSHMGHKKSSTDPLNDHIVHLKGPSKTGRISPLNEAKVEVQEVYNDKDRLLKSGTRNVQEQPSGRVFGKGVSADATELTIDRERATKTMNSEKFDESTAIFSRGTKRAGTTHQTKDTALS; encoded by the exons ATGGGAGTGCCTGCGCGGGGAGCACTCGCGGCGATCGTCGCCATAAGCGCTTTCGCCGTATACCTAAACAGCCTTAATTGCGGTTTCGTTTTTGATGATATTTCAGCGATAAAGGATAATCGAGATTTAAGGCCTCATACACCCCTGAAAAATGTTTTTTACAATGATTTCTGGGGTACTCCTATGCACAAG gaGCAATCACACAAATCATATAGGCCTTTATGTGTTCTTACATTTCGATGGAATTACCTGATTCATCAGTTGGATCCTATGGGATATCATTTGCTTAATGTCATCTTACATGTTGGAGTGTGTTTATTATACTTCAG GACTTGCTTGATGTTTCTATCTGATTCTGCAACTTTTGTGTCTTCTCTCCTGTTCGCGGTTCATCCTATACATACAGAAGCA GTTACAGGAGTGGTGGGAAGAGCAGAAACATTGTCTTCTTTATTTTATCTAGCGGCTTTAATCACGTATACTAAATGTTGCAGAAGTAGAAGATCAACAg gATGGAGGTCTTTGATATTATCCATGTCTTTTGTTTTTACTGCTATGTTATGTAAAGAACAAGGAATAACAGCTACTGCTGTTTGTGTATTATATGAGATCTTTGTTGTACAAAAG GTAAGAGCAATGGATATTTTCCTGACATTAAAGGCAGCTTTTGGTGGGAAAAAAATATCGCTTGCTTGGTCCAGTGAAGGTACAAAACGACTGACAGTCCTTACACTTGTCACATTTAGTTTACTTATTCTTCGGCTACACGTAATGGGCTCAAAGTTACCTGTATTCACCAG ATTTGACAATCCCGCATCAGTGGCCCCAACGCCCATAAGACAGCTTACATATAATTACCTCGCAGCGGTTAATTTAAGACTGCTATTTCTTCCAAACGACTTGTGCTGTGATTGGACTATGGGAACGATACCGTTGATAGAATCTTTTACTGATCCTCGTAATCTGGCTACTGTAGCAACTCACGTGACCATATTAGGATTATTGATAACGGCAATTTTAACATCTAACAGACAAACTTCCATCGTTCTCATAATG AGTTTGGCGATGATGATACTGCCATTCTTGCCTGCCTCAAATCTCTTTTTTCCGGTTGGATTCGTTATTGCCGAAAGGGTACTATATGCTCCATCTATGGGGTTTTGTATGCTAATTGGATATGGATGGAGCATTTTATGCGACAAAAA GTTTAAGAAACTAacactatttttattaataacgcTTTTGGCTGCTCATTCGACAAAGACTTTTATCAGGAATTATGATTGGCTCGATGAATATTCTATATTTATGTCGGGATTAAAAGTGAACGATCGCAAtgccaaattatttaataacgtGGGTCATGCTTTGGAAAATCAAGGTCGATTTAAAGAAGCATTGAACTTCTTTAATATGGCTGTGCGTGTTCAGGGTGATGACATTGGTGCGCACATTAACGTAGGCAGAACTTACAATCATCTTAAAATGTTCAAAGAAGCTGAAGATGCATACCTAAAG gcAAAATCTTTACTACCAAAACCAAAACCCGGAGAATCTTATCAAGCACGAATAGCACCGAATCACTTGAATGTGTTtgtaaatttagcaaatttaatAGCGAAGAATGCAACTAGGTTAGAGGAAGCCGACTTGCTTTATAGGCAGGCTATAAGTATGCGTGCTGATTACACACAAGCGTACATCAATCGAGGTgatgttttaattaaacttaaccGCACGAAAGAGGCCCAAGAGGTTTACGAACGAGCTCTTTTCTATGACAGTAACAATCCAGATATCTATTATAAT ctgGGCGTTGTATTTCTGGAACAAGGGAAAGCATCTCAAGCTCTAGCATATCTGGACAAAGCCTTAGAATTTGACCCCGAACACGAACAAGCATTATTAAATTCAGCTATTTTGCTTCAAGAATTGGGACGCGCGGAGTTACGAAAAGTAGCCAGAGAAAGACTGCTAAAACTTTTGCGAAAA GATTCCAATAACGAACGAGTGCATTTCAATCTTGGAATGTTGGCCATGGATGATCATGACAGTGGAAGCGCTGAACGATGGTTCCGTAATGCAGTTGCTCTCAAGGAAGACTTCCGATCTGCATTGTTCAATCTTGCTCTATTACTGGCAGACGAGCAACGTCCTCTGGAAGCCGCACCTTTCCTAAACCAACTAGTTCGTTTTCATCCGGACCATGTTAAAGGATTAATCCTTTTAGgcgatatttatataaataatataaaagactTGGATGCTGCTGAAAAT TGTTACCGTAGAATACTGCAGCTGGATCCAACAAATATTCAAGGTCTTCATAACTTGTGCGTTGTAATGGTCGAACGTGGTAAATTAGGACTGGCTGCTCAGTGTTTGGAGCATGCAGCAGCGTTGGCACCTCATCAGGATTACGTGCATAGACACCTGGCCATCGTGAAAGCCCGTATAAATAGGCTGCCTCCGGAACAACGCGACACCGACGTGTTCGACGACTCTTTTTGGCAAGTTGGTTCAAAAGAAAGGAGTTTCAACATGGGGGACATCTCGGGTGGCAGTGGTACAGGGAATACTGCTGCTGCAAATGGACCTGGAAATATGGGAAACAGTGCTAACCAGTTTCTAGGACAAACGGACTCCGTTTTCTCGAATCATCATAGTCATATGGGACATAAAAAAAGCAGTACGGATCCGTTGAACGATCATATAGTGCATTTGAAAGGTCCATCGAAAACTGGGAGAATTTCTCCATTGAACGAAGCTAAAGTAGAAGTGCAAGAAGTATACAATGACAAAGACAGGCTCCTGAAGTCGGGCACAAGAAATGTGCAAGAGCAGCCCTCCGGGCGAGTTTTTGGTAAGGGCGTGAGCGCGGACGCAACGGAATTGACAATCGATCGAGAACGTGCAACTAAAACGATGAACTCTGAAAAATTCGATGAAAGCACGGCAATCTTTTCGAGAGGCACAAAGCGTGCTGGAACCACGCATCAAACAAAGGATACGGCACTTTCATAG
- the LOC100884082 gene encoding protein O-mannosyl-transferase Tmtc3 isoform X2, with protein MFWIIKEQSHKSYRPLCVLTFRWNYLIHQLDPMGYHLLNVILHVGVCLLYFRTCLMFLSDSATFVSSLLFAVHPIHTEAVTGVVGRAETLSSLFYLAALITYTKCCRSRRSTGWRSLILSMSFVFTAMLCKEQGITATAVCVLYEIFVVQKVRAMDIFLTLKAAFGGKKISLAWSSEGTKRLTVLTLVTFSLLILRLHVMGSKLPVFTRFDNPASVAPTPIRQLTYNYLAAVNLRLLFLPNDLCCDWTMGTIPLIESFTDPRNLATVATHVTILGLLITAILTSNRQTSIVLIMSLAMMILPFLPASNLFFPVGFVIAERVLYAPSMGFCMLIGYGWSILCDKKFKKLTLFLLITLLAAHSTKTFIRNYDWLDEYSIFMSGLKVNDRNAKLFNNVGHALENQGRFKEALNFFNMAVRVQGDDIGAHINVGRTYNHLKMFKEAEDAYLKAKSLLPKPKPGESYQARIAPNHLNVFVNLANLIAKNATRLEEADLLYRQAISMRADYTQAYINRGDVLIKLNRTKEAQEVYERALFYDSNNPDIYYNLGVVFLEQGKASQALAYLDKALEFDPEHEQALLNSAILLQELGRAELRKVARERLLKLLRKDSNNERVHFNLGMLAMDDHDSGSAERWFRNAVALKEDFRSALFNLALLLADEQRPLEAAPFLNQLVRFHPDHVKGLILLGDIYINNIKDLDAAENCYRRILQLDPTNIQGLHNLCVVMVERGKLGLAAQCLEHAAALAPHQDYVHRHLAIVKARINRLPPEQRDTDVFDDSFWQVGSKERSFNMGDISGGSGTGNTAAANGPGNMGNSANQFLGQTDSVFSNHHSHMGHKKSSTDPLNDHIVHLKGPSKTGRISPLNEAKVEVQEVYNDKDRLLKSGTRNVQEQPSGRVFGKGVSADATELTIDRERATKTMNSEKFDESTAIFSRGTKRAGTTHQTKDTALS; from the exons ATGTTCTGGattataaaa gaGCAATCACACAAATCATATAGGCCTTTATGTGTTCTTACATTTCGATGGAATTACCTGATTCATCAGTTGGATCCTATGGGATATCATTTGCTTAATGTCATCTTACATGTTGGAGTGTGTTTATTATACTTCAG GACTTGCTTGATGTTTCTATCTGATTCTGCAACTTTTGTGTCTTCTCTCCTGTTCGCGGTTCATCCTATACATACAGAAGCA GTTACAGGAGTGGTGGGAAGAGCAGAAACATTGTCTTCTTTATTTTATCTAGCGGCTTTAATCACGTATACTAAATGTTGCAGAAGTAGAAGATCAACAg gATGGAGGTCTTTGATATTATCCATGTCTTTTGTTTTTACTGCTATGTTATGTAAAGAACAAGGAATAACAGCTACTGCTGTTTGTGTATTATATGAGATCTTTGTTGTACAAAAG GTAAGAGCAATGGATATTTTCCTGACATTAAAGGCAGCTTTTGGTGGGAAAAAAATATCGCTTGCTTGGTCCAGTGAAGGTACAAAACGACTGACAGTCCTTACACTTGTCACATTTAGTTTACTTATTCTTCGGCTACACGTAATGGGCTCAAAGTTACCTGTATTCACCAG ATTTGACAATCCCGCATCAGTGGCCCCAACGCCCATAAGACAGCTTACATATAATTACCTCGCAGCGGTTAATTTAAGACTGCTATTTCTTCCAAACGACTTGTGCTGTGATTGGACTATGGGAACGATACCGTTGATAGAATCTTTTACTGATCCTCGTAATCTGGCTACTGTAGCAACTCACGTGACCATATTAGGATTATTGATAACGGCAATTTTAACATCTAACAGACAAACTTCCATCGTTCTCATAATG AGTTTGGCGATGATGATACTGCCATTCTTGCCTGCCTCAAATCTCTTTTTTCCGGTTGGATTCGTTATTGCCGAAAGGGTACTATATGCTCCATCTATGGGGTTTTGTATGCTAATTGGATATGGATGGAGCATTTTATGCGACAAAAA GTTTAAGAAACTAacactatttttattaataacgcTTTTGGCTGCTCATTCGACAAAGACTTTTATCAGGAATTATGATTGGCTCGATGAATATTCTATATTTATGTCGGGATTAAAAGTGAACGATCGCAAtgccaaattatttaataacgtGGGTCATGCTTTGGAAAATCAAGGTCGATTTAAAGAAGCATTGAACTTCTTTAATATGGCTGTGCGTGTTCAGGGTGATGACATTGGTGCGCACATTAACGTAGGCAGAACTTACAATCATCTTAAAATGTTCAAAGAAGCTGAAGATGCATACCTAAAG gcAAAATCTTTACTACCAAAACCAAAACCCGGAGAATCTTATCAAGCACGAATAGCACCGAATCACTTGAATGTGTTtgtaaatttagcaaatttaatAGCGAAGAATGCAACTAGGTTAGAGGAAGCCGACTTGCTTTATAGGCAGGCTATAAGTATGCGTGCTGATTACACACAAGCGTACATCAATCGAGGTgatgttttaattaaacttaaccGCACGAAAGAGGCCCAAGAGGTTTACGAACGAGCTCTTTTCTATGACAGTAACAATCCAGATATCTATTATAAT ctgGGCGTTGTATTTCTGGAACAAGGGAAAGCATCTCAAGCTCTAGCATATCTGGACAAAGCCTTAGAATTTGACCCCGAACACGAACAAGCATTATTAAATTCAGCTATTTTGCTTCAAGAATTGGGACGCGCGGAGTTACGAAAAGTAGCCAGAGAAAGACTGCTAAAACTTTTGCGAAAA GATTCCAATAACGAACGAGTGCATTTCAATCTTGGAATGTTGGCCATGGATGATCATGACAGTGGAAGCGCTGAACGATGGTTCCGTAATGCAGTTGCTCTCAAGGAAGACTTCCGATCTGCATTGTTCAATCTTGCTCTATTACTGGCAGACGAGCAACGTCCTCTGGAAGCCGCACCTTTCCTAAACCAACTAGTTCGTTTTCATCCGGACCATGTTAAAGGATTAATCCTTTTAGgcgatatttatataaataatataaaagactTGGATGCTGCTGAAAAT TGTTACCGTAGAATACTGCAGCTGGATCCAACAAATATTCAAGGTCTTCATAACTTGTGCGTTGTAATGGTCGAACGTGGTAAATTAGGACTGGCTGCTCAGTGTTTGGAGCATGCAGCAGCGTTGGCACCTCATCAGGATTACGTGCATAGACACCTGGCCATCGTGAAAGCCCGTATAAATAGGCTGCCTCCGGAACAACGCGACACCGACGTGTTCGACGACTCTTTTTGGCAAGTTGGTTCAAAAGAAAGGAGTTTCAACATGGGGGACATCTCGGGTGGCAGTGGTACAGGGAATACTGCTGCTGCAAATGGACCTGGAAATATGGGAAACAGTGCTAACCAGTTTCTAGGACAAACGGACTCCGTTTTCTCGAATCATCATAGTCATATGGGACATAAAAAAAGCAGTACGGATCCGTTGAACGATCATATAGTGCATTTGAAAGGTCCATCGAAAACTGGGAGAATTTCTCCATTGAACGAAGCTAAAGTAGAAGTGCAAGAAGTATACAATGACAAAGACAGGCTCCTGAAGTCGGGCACAAGAAATGTGCAAGAGCAGCCCTCCGGGCGAGTTTTTGGTAAGGGCGTGAGCGCGGACGCAACGGAATTGACAATCGATCGAGAACGTGCAACTAAAACGATGAACTCTGAAAAATTCGATGAAAGCACGGCAATCTTTTCGAGAGGCACAAAGCGTGCTGGAACCACGCATCAAACAAAGGATACGGCACTTTCATAG